In Oryzihumus leptocrescens, the following are encoded in one genomic region:
- a CDS encoding Tad domain-containing protein, with translation MSILGLARAVRGHVHGRLRGRDAGAVATLVAIMLGTGVILGCAALTIDTGSLLWERRQLQNGADAASLSAAKSCADLITSCPTLVAAGSPLANLAGANASDNATSIENICYSPAAIAANSTLAAYTCPASGSPSQLVNCPPVAASLTAANYVEVRTKTLTSGGSSILPPYLAQTLAGGGYSGETVKACARAAWGPPTSMAITVPITLSDCEWENATLGTPHAATPTYAPDPVGAWPGYGGAAQPAWPAAATTPPVAGNEVVIMLQDPSSPQLCTNWAGHDVAGGFGYLNSTSCSPNVSATNWNKVDPGSGWASLGCDLGPYWKRVIYLPVFDCVVHQNPMPGPVPPWPANCYDSPGGGNHWYHIEGFAKFYLSGYKLSGAPAETRATPTTGSAPCTGPQRCLSGWFLDGPLLGSLGGPPPPGPPLGPYVVQVAG, from the coding sequence TTGAGCATTCTGGGCCTGGCGCGTGCCGTGCGCGGCCACGTTCACGGCCGTCTGCGAGGGCGGGACGCGGGCGCGGTCGCGACGCTCGTGGCCATCATGCTGGGCACGGGAGTCATCCTCGGCTGCGCGGCCCTGACCATCGACACCGGTTCGCTGCTGTGGGAGCGCCGCCAGCTGCAGAACGGCGCCGACGCAGCGTCCCTGTCCGCGGCCAAGAGCTGCGCCGACCTGATCACTTCCTGCCCCACCCTGGTCGCCGCCGGCTCACCGCTGGCGAATCTCGCCGGCGCCAACGCCAGCGACAACGCCACCTCCATCGAGAACATCTGCTACAGCCCTGCGGCTATCGCGGCGAACTCGACGCTCGCGGCGTACACGTGCCCCGCTTCCGGATCCCCGAGCCAGCTCGTCAACTGCCCGCCGGTGGCGGCGAGCCTGACCGCGGCCAACTATGTCGAGGTCCGGACCAAGACGCTGACGTCCGGGGGCTCCTCGATCCTGCCGCCCTACCTGGCCCAGACCCTCGCAGGGGGCGGATACAGCGGCGAGACGGTCAAGGCGTGCGCCCGCGCGGCCTGGGGCCCGCCCACGAGCATGGCGATCACGGTGCCCATCACCCTGTCGGACTGTGAGTGGGAGAACGCCACCCTGGGCACCCCGCACGCAGCCACGCCGACCTATGCGCCCGACCCGGTTGGCGCATGGCCGGGTTACGGCGGCGCGGCCCAGCCCGCATGGCCAGCGGCGGCCACCACCCCACCGGTGGCTGGCAATGAGGTGGTCATCATGCTTCAGGACCCCAGTTCGCCTCAGCTGTGCACCAACTGGGCCGGTCATGACGTTGCGGGTGGCTTCGGTTACCTCAATTCCACCAGCTGCTCACCGAATGTCAGCGCCACCAACTGGAACAAGGTCGACCCTGGCAGCGGCTGGGCCAGCCTGGGCTGTGACCTGGGGCCGTACTGGAAGAGAGTCATCTACCTTCCGGTGTTCGACTGCGTGGTTCACCAGAACCCGATGCCCGGCCCGGTGCCGCCCTGGCCGGCGAACTGCTACGACAGCCCCGGCGGCGGGAACCACTGGTACCACATCGAGGGCTTCGCCAAGTTCTACCTCAGCGGGTACAAGCTCAGCGGCGCCCCCGCCGAGACCCGGGCCACGCCCACGACGGGCTCGGCTCCGTGCACCGGCCCTCAAAGGTGCCTTTCCGGGTGGTTCCTCGACGGACCGCTCCTGGGCAGCCTCGGCGGCCCGCCTCCACCCGGTCCGCCACTCGGGCCGTACGTCGTCCAAGTCGCAGGTTAA
- the cpaB gene encoding Flp pilus assembly protein CpaB: MGRRVLAVLAAVVVALVGVVAVLLYAKGADSRAVAGQKPVDVYVAQQVVPAGTTAGDAVANGLMARTQVAAKAVPAGALTAVDDKTSKLLALNDIAPGELVLSSRFGTTPLGQKALQVPDGQVAVAVQLSDPARVGTFVTPGSHIVIYDTYGSSGGNGSAKQTQVLLDDVLVIAMGSSSLTPVQGQSQQTQAQQSGTPTALVTVALAPDTAVKLVHGIQTGELYLGLRGTDAKVQGTKAVTDTTLFAK; the protein is encoded by the coding sequence ATGGGTCGTCGAGTTCTTGCGGTGCTCGCCGCAGTCGTGGTCGCACTGGTCGGCGTGGTGGCGGTGCTCCTCTACGCCAAGGGCGCGGACTCCCGCGCCGTGGCCGGCCAGAAACCGGTCGACGTGTACGTCGCCCAGCAGGTGGTGCCGGCCGGCACCACGGCGGGTGACGCCGTCGCCAACGGGCTGATGGCCCGCACCCAGGTGGCCGCCAAGGCCGTCCCTGCCGGAGCCCTCACCGCGGTCGACGACAAGACGTCAAAGCTGCTGGCGCTCAACGACATCGCGCCCGGTGAGCTCGTCCTGTCGAGCCGGTTCGGCACGACGCCGCTCGGGCAGAAGGCCCTGCAGGTGCCGGACGGTCAGGTCGCCGTCGCCGTGCAGCTGTCGGACCCCGCGCGCGTCGGGACGTTCGTGACCCCCGGGTCGCACATCGTCATCTACGACACCTACGGCTCGTCCGGCGGCAACGGCAGCGCGAAGCAGACCCAGGTGCTGCTCGACGACGTGCTCGTCATCGCGATGGGGTCTTCGTCCCTGACTCCGGTGCAGGGCCAGTCCCAGCAGACCCAGGCCCAGCAGTCCGGCACGCCCACGGCCCTGGTCACGGTGGCCCTGGCCCCCGACACCGCGGTCAAGCTCGTGCACGGCATCCAGACCGGCGAGCTCTACCTGGGCCTGCGCGGCACCGACGCCAAGGTGCAGGGCACCAAGGCCGTCACCGACACCACGCTCTTCGCCAAGTGA
- a CDS encoding AAA family ATPase — translation MTLLWDQDPNSPDTYRYALGTVDRLDTAPLVLRALAAAPQELLVVVGPEVDLQAVCDLAQQIRVDRPEVGVIMLRRRLDVTVMGQALRSGVREVVPADDQNALADTCRRNLELSQRLRGATGGPVHEGRVVTVFSAKGGVGKTTFSTNLGAYLASTGVRVLLIDLDLGFGDVAISLQLIHERSMSDVVAMSGALDEQGLASVVTRHESGLDALCAPSEPGDVDRISGATVSEVIRVARRMYDVVLIDTPPAFTEHVLVGFDASDLLVLIATLDIPALKNLRVTLDTLDLLGNPRDSRVVVLNRSDAKVGLTHDDVVRTIKQPIAVSVPSSHSVPASVNRGVPIVLNEPKHPVSVAIRTLVDRHVRPLVNREPELATAGSRPTGAGDAPPNPPRTRREMRFLHRGGKR, via the coding sequence ATGACGCTCCTCTGGGACCAGGACCCCAACAGTCCTGACACCTACCGATACGCGCTCGGCACCGTCGATCGCCTCGACACCGCCCCCCTGGTGCTGCGAGCCCTGGCCGCCGCACCGCAGGAGCTGCTCGTGGTGGTCGGCCCCGAGGTGGACCTGCAGGCGGTGTGCGACCTCGCGCAGCAGATCCGGGTCGACCGCCCCGAGGTCGGGGTGATCATGCTCCGCCGCCGGCTCGACGTCACGGTGATGGGGCAGGCACTGCGCTCAGGCGTCCGCGAGGTCGTCCCCGCCGACGACCAGAACGCCCTGGCCGACACCTGCCGGCGCAACCTCGAGCTGTCGCAGCGGCTTAGGGGCGCCACCGGCGGCCCGGTGCACGAGGGACGGGTGGTCACCGTCTTCTCGGCCAAGGGCGGGGTCGGCAAGACGACGTTCTCGACCAACCTGGGCGCCTACCTGGCCTCCACGGGGGTCCGGGTGCTGCTCATCGACCTCGACCTCGGCTTCGGCGACGTGGCGATCAGCCTGCAGCTGATTCACGAACGGTCGATGAGTGACGTGGTGGCGATGTCCGGCGCGCTGGACGAGCAGGGCCTGGCCTCCGTCGTCACCCGGCACGAGAGCGGCCTGGATGCCCTGTGCGCCCCCAGCGAGCCCGGCGACGTGGACCGGATCTCCGGTGCCACCGTCAGCGAGGTGATCCGGGTCGCCCGCCGGATGTACGACGTCGTGCTCATCGACACGCCACCGGCGTTCACCGAGCACGTCCTCGTGGGCTTCGACGCCAGCGACCTGCTGGTGCTCATCGCCACGCTGGACATCCCGGCGCTGAAGAACCTGCGCGTCACCCTCGACACGCTCGACCTGCTGGGCAACCCCCGCGACTCGCGGGTGGTGGTGCTCAACCGCTCCGACGCCAAGGTCGGGCTCACCCACGACGACGTGGTCCGGACCATCAAGCAGCCGATCGCGGTGAGCGTGCCGAGCAGCCACAGCGTGCCGGCGTCGGTCAACCGCGGCGTCCCGATCGTCCTCAACGAGCCCAAGCACCCGGTCAGCGTCGCGATCCGCACGCTGGTGGACCGGCACGTCCGGCCGCTGGTCAACCGCGAGCCGGAGCTGGCGACCGCGGGGTCGCGCCCCACCGGGGCCGGCGACGCGCCACCCAACCCACCGCGCACACGCCGTGAGATGCGGTTCCTGCACCGAGGAGGCAAGCGATGA
- a CDS encoding CpaF family protein, giving the protein MSLADRLDNVRRGPGNQPGHEAVTALPLAKHRSRDPWAGVKASVHQALLESLGPQLYDPHLEHSDLEQRVRHTLQAVLDAEQTPLSSADRTRIAQEVTDEILGHGPLEPLLRDGEITEIMVNGPDSIYVERAGRIYPVEATFTSDAHLRRTIDKIVGRVGRRVDESSPMVDARLADGSRVNAVIPPIALDGSLLTIRKFSADPFTDRDLIAFGTMTPQVRDFLEACVRGRRNIVISGGTGSGKTTLLNVISSFIPEDERIITIEDAAELQLHQDHVLRLESRPSNIEGRGSIPIRELVKNALRMRPDRIVVGEVRDGAALDMLQAMNTGHDGSITTVHANSPRDSLSRLETMVLMAGVDLPVRAIRDQVASAVDLIVQQARLKDGTRRVVAITEVEGMESDVITLQDLFVFDYSAGRDEQGRFRGTLRSTGLRPKFTEHLRDLGVELNPAMFVRGAG; this is encoded by the coding sequence ATGAGCCTGGCCGATCGACTCGACAACGTCCGCCGCGGTCCGGGGAACCAGCCCGGCCACGAGGCCGTCACCGCGCTCCCGCTCGCCAAGCACCGCTCCCGGGACCCGTGGGCCGGCGTGAAGGCCAGTGTCCACCAGGCGCTGCTGGAGTCGCTGGGCCCGCAGCTCTACGACCCGCACCTGGAGCACTCCGACCTCGAGCAGCGGGTGCGCCACACCCTGCAGGCCGTCCTGGACGCCGAGCAGACGCCACTGTCGTCGGCCGACCGCACCCGGATCGCCCAGGAGGTCACCGACGAGATCCTCGGCCACGGGCCGCTGGAGCCGTTGCTGCGCGACGGCGAGATCACCGAGATCATGGTCAACGGCCCGGACAGCATCTACGTCGAGCGGGCCGGCCGGATCTACCCGGTGGAGGCCACCTTCACCAGCGACGCGCACCTGCGCCGGACCATCGACAAGATCGTCGGCAGGGTCGGGCGCCGGGTGGACGAGTCCAGCCCGATGGTCGACGCCCGCCTGGCCGACGGTTCCCGCGTCAACGCGGTGATCCCGCCGATCGCGCTGGACGGCAGCCTGCTGACCATCCGCAAGTTCTCGGCGGACCCGTTCACCGACCGCGACCTCATCGCCTTCGGGACCATGACCCCGCAGGTGCGCGACTTCCTCGAGGCCTGCGTGCGCGGCCGGCGCAACATCGTCATCAGCGGCGGCACCGGCTCGGGCAAGACCACGCTGCTCAACGTGATCTCCAGCTTCATCCCGGAGGACGAGCGGATCATCACCATCGAGGACGCGGCCGAGCTGCAGCTGCACCAGGACCACGTGCTGCGCCTGGAGTCCCGCCCGTCCAACATCGAGGGCCGGGGCTCGATCCCGATCCGCGAGCTGGTCAAGAACGCCCTGCGCATGCGTCCCGACCGCATCGTCGTCGGCGAGGTCCGTGACGGCGCCGCGCTGGACATGCTCCAGGCGATGAACACCGGCCACGACGGGTCGATCACCACCGTCCACGCCAACAGCCCCCGCGACAGCCTCTCGCGCCTGGAGACCATGGTGCTCATGGCCGGCGTCGACCTTCCGGTCCGGGCGATCCGCGACCAGGTGGCCAGCGCGGTCGACCTCATCGTCCAGCAGGCCCGGCTCAAGGACGGCACCCGTCGCGTGGTGGCCATCACCGAGGTCGAGGGCATGGAGTCCGACGTCATCACCCTCCAGGACCTGTTCGTCTTCGACTACTCCGCGGGCCGCGACGAGCAGGGCCGCTTCCGCGGGACCCTGCGCAGCACCGGGCTGCGTCCCAAGTTCACCGAGCACCTGCGAGATCTCGGGGTGGAGCTCAACCCGGCGATGTTCGTGCGGGGTGCGGGATGA
- a CDS encoding type II secretion system F family protein, with the protein MIALRRRGWPHRLPASGARALIASAITVLASFGTGGVAMAAIAPAPVSLTDITVHGGSLTALLTVRASGTPVSLPAGSVTATVGNADAPVTLQPVTAGRRATTLLVDTSGSMGASGMATVAQAVNAFLASAPPDVLVGLVSFSDRPHALVAPTTDRGAVRRAVASLKSSGETTLYDGIFTAIAQLGTIGDRSFVLLSDGGDTRSRHTLSQAAEALTSSGVRAEVVGFKTDESQDSVLTGLAQAGNGSVASATNPTAVDSAFTAAARALSSQVRVQLAIPKGLSGRQQVTVTAHSGNHYWMAGRTVDLGAATAVDTAPSSAPATPAAAPVAPAAPRAAFSLLGMPWQLAAALAAVFLGVVGLVLALVSPMLKSARTKRVDSIEHYVNGTTPAAQGVPVSPSQLSNTLVELGEKVMEGRESTSRTMALLERADLPWRAGEWAVLRVVAVVVGIAGGLLLLHASTGQMVFGVLAGVVAGLLLPSFILRFAARRRVKQFEAQLPDVLNLVASSLSTGFSLLQALDAVARDAAQPAAKEFSRALAETRIGADVDESLERMAERMDSENLRWTGMAIRIQRQVGGNLAETLRTTAGTLRERESLRRQVRALSAEGKLSAYILIALPIGLFLYMNLVNHDYVSLLWTNLIGIGMLVAAGVSLVLGIFWMRKVVDVEV; encoded by the coding sequence ATGATCGCGCTCCGGCGGCGAGGCTGGCCGCACCGGCTGCCGGCCTCCGGCGCGCGGGCGCTGATCGCCTCCGCCATCACCGTGCTGGCCTCGTTCGGCACCGGCGGGGTGGCCATGGCGGCCATCGCGCCGGCACCGGTCTCGCTCACCGACATCACCGTCCACGGTGGCTCCCTGACCGCGCTCCTCACGGTGCGCGCCTCGGGGACGCCGGTCAGCCTCCCCGCTGGGTCGGTGACCGCGACGGTGGGCAACGCCGACGCTCCGGTCACCCTCCAACCGGTCACCGCCGGCCGCCGGGCGACCACCCTGCTGGTCGACACCAGCGGCTCGATGGGGGCTTCCGGCATGGCGACCGTGGCCCAGGCGGTCAACGCCTTCCTCGCCTCCGCGCCCCCTGACGTCCTCGTCGGGCTGGTCTCCTTCTCCGACCGGCCGCACGCGCTGGTGGCGCCGACCACCGACCGTGGCGCGGTGCGCCGGGCCGTCGCGTCCCTGAAGTCAAGTGGCGAGACCACGCTGTACGACGGCATCTTCACCGCCATCGCCCAGCTCGGCACCATCGGCGACCGCAGCTTCGTCCTGCTCAGCGACGGCGGGGACACCCGCAGCCGGCACACGCTCTCCCAGGCCGCCGAGGCGCTCACCTCGTCCGGGGTCCGCGCCGAAGTCGTGGGCTTCAAGACCGACGAGAGCCAGGACTCGGTCCTCACCGGCCTGGCGCAGGCCGGGAACGGCAGCGTCGCCTCCGCGACCAACCCCACCGCCGTGGACTCGGCCTTCACCGCCGCGGCCCGGGCGCTCAGCTCCCAGGTCCGGGTGCAGCTGGCGATCCCGAAGGGGCTGTCCGGGCGGCAGCAGGTCACGGTGACCGCCCACAGCGGCAACCACTACTGGATGGCCGGCAGGACGGTCGACCTCGGAGCGGCCACCGCGGTCGACACCGCTCCGTCCTCGGCTCCGGCGACCCCCGCCGCCGCGCCCGTCGCACCGGCCGCACCCCGGGCAGCCTTCTCCCTGCTCGGTATGCCGTGGCAGCTCGCAGCCGCGCTCGCCGCGGTGTTCCTCGGCGTGGTCGGCCTGGTCCTTGCCCTGGTCTCTCCGATGCTCAAGTCGGCCCGGACCAAGCGGGTCGACTCGATCGAGCACTACGTCAACGGCACGACGCCGGCGGCGCAAGGCGTCCCGGTCTCACCGAGCCAGCTCAGCAACACCCTCGTGGAGCTCGGCGAGAAGGTCATGGAGGGCCGCGAGTCGACCTCGCGGACCATGGCGCTGCTCGAGCGGGCCGACCTGCCCTGGCGCGCGGGGGAGTGGGCGGTCCTGCGGGTGGTGGCTGTCGTCGTCGGCATTGCCGGCGGGCTGCTCCTGCTGCACGCGAGCACCGGCCAGATGGTCTTCGGCGTCCTGGCCGGCGTGGTCGCCGGCCTGCTGCTCCCCTCGTTCATCCTGCGGTTCGCCGCACGGCGGCGGGTCAAGCAGTTCGAGGCGCAGCTGCCCGACGTGCTCAACCTCGTGGCCAGCAGCCTGTCGACCGGGTTCTCGCTGCTTCAGGCACTCGACGCCGTGGCGCGGGACGCCGCCCAGCCGGCCGCCAAGGAGTTCTCCCGGGCGCTGGCCGAGACCCGGATCGGCGCCGACGTCGACGAGAGCCTGGAGCGGATGGCCGAACGGATGGACAGCGAGAACCTGCGCTGGACCGGCATGGCGATCCGCATCCAGCGTCAGGTCGGTGGCAACCTCGCGGAGACGCTGCGCACCACGGCGGGAACCCTGCGCGAGCGCGAGTCGCTGCGACGCCAGGTGAGGGCGCTGTCCGCGGAGGGGAAGCTGTCGGCGTACATCCTCATCGCCCTGCCGATCGGCCTGTTCCTCTACATGAACCTGGTCAACCACGACTACGTCTCGCTCCTGTGGACCAACCTCATCGGGATCGGGATGCTCGTGGCGGCCGGGGTGTCCCTGGTGTTGGGCATCTTCTGGATGCGCAAGGTTGTCGACGTGGAGGTCTGA
- a CDS encoding type II secretion system F family protein, protein MSSQVFLYVGLLAVGLSIAVLVMAFAFDAGAPTGVARSLSLIEHGVNRAEVGKHELPATERLVKPLLDGSRGLAVRLSPAGTHDRLQHLLDLAGNPGTWTVERLLGLKGAGMIGGAVVVLLFAHLSLGGLVLALVASAVGFFLPDLLVYNTALKRQNILRRGLADALDMLTVCVEAGQGFDAALLQVAKSTHGPVAGEFARVLQEIQIGKSRGEAFSAMAARTKVTEVRTFVTALVQADRLGLPVAGVLREQSVQMRLVRRQRAEEKAQKIPVKILFPMLLCIFPALFIVIIGPGVIRIVQTFGQMGH, encoded by the coding sequence ATGAGCTCACAGGTGTTCCTCTACGTCGGGCTGCTGGCGGTGGGCCTGTCCATCGCGGTGCTCGTCATGGCCTTCGCCTTCGACGCCGGCGCCCCCACCGGGGTGGCGCGCAGCCTCAGCCTCATCGAGCACGGCGTCAACCGGGCCGAGGTGGGCAAGCACGAGCTGCCGGCCACCGAGCGGCTGGTCAAGCCGCTGCTCGACGGCAGCCGCGGGCTGGCCGTCCGGCTCTCGCCGGCGGGCACCCACGACCGGCTCCAGCACCTGCTGGACCTGGCCGGCAACCCGGGCACGTGGACGGTCGAGCGCCTGCTCGGTCTCAAGGGTGCGGGCATGATCGGCGGCGCCGTCGTGGTGCTGCTGTTCGCCCACCTCAGCCTCGGTGGCCTGGTGCTGGCGCTCGTGGCCTCGGCGGTCGGGTTCTTCCTGCCCGACCTGCTCGTCTACAACACGGCGCTCAAGCGGCAGAACATCCTGCGCCGCGGGCTCGCCGACGCCCTCGACATGCTCACCGTCTGTGTCGAGGCCGGTCAGGGCTTCGACGCGGCGCTGCTCCAGGTGGCCAAGTCCACCCATGGCCCGGTCGCCGGGGAGTTCGCCCGGGTGCTGCAGGAGATCCAGATCGGCAAGTCCCGCGGCGAGGCGTTCTCCGCGATGGCCGCCCGGACCAAGGTGACCGAGGTCCGCACATTTGTCACCGCGCTGGTCCAGGCCGACCGCCTGGGCCTGCCGGTGGCCGGCGTGCTGCGCGAGCAGTCCGTGCAGATGCGGCTGGTGCGCCGTCAGCGGGCGGAGGAGAAGGCCCAGAAGATCCCGGTCAAGATCCTCTTCCCGATGCTGCTGTGCATCTTCCCGGCGCTGTTCATCGTCATCATCGGCCCGGGTGTCATCCGGATCGTGCAGACGTTCGGGCAGATGGGCCACTGA
- a CDS encoding response regulator transcription factor, whose protein sequence is MSINVVVIDDHTLVREGVSRVIQAEPDLAVVGEASSVGDARSLLGAKQPDVMLVDVSLPDGSGLGLVRAARAAYPRLGIVVLTMHNDDDTLLEALDAGATALVLKSASSTEVVDAVRRAATAPDSFTANGLAAALRRQANTTVPRLTPRETEVLERLVDGASVAEVSRELFMSESTVKTHVTKLYDKLGAHNRAGAIMAAVRLGLVKAEPDRQR, encoded by the coding sequence ATGAGCATCAACGTCGTGGTGATCGATGACCACACCCTCGTGCGCGAAGGCGTGTCCCGGGTGATCCAGGCCGAGCCCGACCTCGCGGTCGTCGGCGAGGCCTCCTCCGTCGGTGACGCCCGCTCCCTGCTCGGTGCCAAGCAGCCAGACGTCATGCTGGTCGACGTCTCGCTTCCCGACGGCAGCGGGCTGGGCCTGGTGCGGGCCGCCCGCGCGGCCTACCCCCGCCTGGGCATCGTCGTGCTGACCATGCACAACGACGACGACACCCTGCTCGAGGCGCTGGACGCCGGCGCCACCGCCCTGGTGCTCAAGAGCGCCTCCTCCACCGAGGTCGTCGACGCGGTCCGCCGCGCCGCCACCGCTCCGGACTCCTTCACCGCGAACGGCCTGGCTGCCGCGCTGCGGCGACAGGCCAACACCACCGTGCCCAGGCTGACGCCGCGCGAGACCGAGGTGCTGGAGCGGCTGGTCGACGGCGCGTCGGTCGCCGAGGTCTCCCGCGAGCTGTTCATGAGCGAGTCGACGGTCAAGACCCACGTCACCAAGCTCTACGACAAGCTGGGTGCCCACAACCGGGCCGGGGCCATCATGGCCGCGGTCCGGCTCGGCCTCGTCAAGGCCGAACCGGACCGCCAGCGCTGA